A genomic segment from Chanos chanos chromosome 2, fChaCha1.1, whole genome shotgun sequence encodes:
- the ctu2 gene encoding cytoplasmic tRNA 2-thiolation protein 2 isoform X2 has product MCQVDEEYNGHLEKISLPTLSKKCVKCKDGTAVLIIRVGDAFCRDCFKEYFIHKFRAMLGKNRVIFPGEKVLLAVSGGPASSSMLSQVQEGLSRDAPKKLRFVPGIVFVDEGGACGLSVEERQRAIAQLESIFREKGFPYHVVHLEQVFSLPGSVLEAVSSAPEQPGSSYKAAVDQFIQNSRGEHGLMEPSVEDAESGFAQLSTQDPTYPTEHRLALERLLASVRTLTAKEDLLQTLRQHLILHTARVHGYTKVMMGDSCSRLAVKLLSSISLGRGASLATDTGFSDTRYGDVVIVRPMRDYSSKEIAFYNRMFNVPSVFIPGLDTKTPEKASIQRLTESFVTKLQADFPSTVSTIYRTSEKLHSARTPQSAITDLTSKCLLCMCAIDTNTVRAPGDSTTHPSPGSPDRVPGPMLFIWGPGSGLWEWRLLFIRPVICNSRLERSVVLQL; this is encoded by the exons ATGTGTCAGGTTGATGAAGAATACAACGGGCATTTAGAGAAGATATCATTGCCGAC GCTTTCCAAGAAGTGTGTGAAATGCAAAGATGGAACTGCAGTACTCATTATCCGAGTCGGAGATGCTTTTTGCAG GGATTGCTTCAAGGAATACTTTATACACAAATTTCGGGCGATGCTGGGGAAGAACCGTGTTATCTTTCCTGGTGAGAAG GTTCTCCTTGCTGTTTCTGGTGGACCTGCTTCAAGCTCCATGTTATCACAAGTGCAAGAG GGATTGAGTCGAGATGCACCCAAGAAGTTGCGATTCGTACCTGGAATAGTCTTTGTTGATG AGGGTGGTGCCTGTGGACTCAGTGTTGAGGAGCGACAGAGAGCCATAGCCCAGTTGGAGAGCATTTTCCGAGAAAAAGGCTTCCCTTATCATGTAGTCCATCTAGAACAG GTCTTCAGTCTGCCTGGCTCAGTGCTAGAGGCTGTATCCTCTGCTCCAGAGCAACCAGGCTCCAGCTACAAAGCTGCAGTTGATCAGTTTATCCAGAACAGCCGAGGGGAGCACGGTCTGATGGAGCCCTCAGTAGAGGATGCCGAGTCTGGCTTTGCACAGCTGAGCACACAGGACCCCACTTATCCCACTGAGCACAGACTAGCCCTGGAGAGACTCCTTGCTTCTGTCAGGACTCTGACAGCCAAAGAGGACTTGTTACAGACCCTCAG GCAGCACCTGATACTGCACACAGCCCGTGTACACGGCTACACCAAAGTGATGATGGGAGATAGCTGCTCTCGCCTGGCCGTCAAGCTGCTCAGCAGTATCTCTCTGGGTCGAGGAGCATCACTCGCCACTGACACG GGTTTTTCAGATACTCGTTATGGAGATGTGGTCATTGTGCGGCCCATGAGGGACTACTCCTCCAAAGAGATTGCCTTTTACAACAGGATGTTTAATGTGCCTTCTGTTTTCATCCCGGGTCTAGACACTAAG ACACCTGAAAAAGCTAGCATCCAGCGTCTAACGGAGAGCTTTGTAACCAAACTACAGGCGGACTTCCCCTCTACTGTCAGCACTATTTACAG GACGAGTGAGAAGCTTCACTCCGCCCGTACCCCTCAGAGTGCCATCACTGACCTTACCTCTAAGTGccttctgtgtatgtgtgccatcgacacaaacacag TCAGGGCTCCGGGAGACAGCACCACACACCCAAGCCCAGGCTCTCCCGACAGAGTCCCCGGGCCAATGCTGTTCATCTGGGGGCCAGGGTCAGGGCTGTGGGAGTGGAGACTGCTGTTCATCCGCCCA GTCATCTGTAACTCCAGACTTGAAAGGTCTGTTGTGCTACAGCTGTAG
- the ctu2 gene encoding cytoplasmic tRNA 2-thiolation protein 2 isoform X1, whose protein sequence is MCQVDEEYNGHLEKISLPTLSKKCVKCKDGTAVLIIRVGDAFCRDCFKEYFIHKFRAMLGKNRVIFPGEKVLLAVSGGPASSSMLSQVQEGLSRDAPKKLRFVPGIVFVDEGGACGLSVEERQRAIAQLESIFREKGFPYHVVHLEQVFSLPGSVLEAVSSAPEQPGSSYKAAVDQFIQNSRGEHGLMEPSVEDAESGFAQLSTQDPTYPTEHRLALERLLASVRTLTAKEDLLQTLRQHLILHTARVHGYTKVMMGDSCSRLAVKLLSSISLGRGASLATDTGFSDTRYGDVVIVRPMRDYSSKEIAFYNRMFNVPSVFIPGLDTKTPEKASIQRLTESFVTKLQADFPSTVSTIYRTSEKLHSARTPQSAITDLTSKCLLCMCAIDTNTEEASAFNAILVSERLSQSGLRETAPHTQAQALPTESPGQCCSSGGQGQGCGSGDCCSSAQSSVTPDLKGLLCYSCRLTIKDMTAVETLPQYIMTEAEKRQRRLRMKMEISEFLLDDEESGE, encoded by the exons ATGTGTCAGGTTGATGAAGAATACAACGGGCATTTAGAGAAGATATCATTGCCGAC GCTTTCCAAGAAGTGTGTGAAATGCAAAGATGGAACTGCAGTACTCATTATCCGAGTCGGAGATGCTTTTTGCAG GGATTGCTTCAAGGAATACTTTATACACAAATTTCGGGCGATGCTGGGGAAGAACCGTGTTATCTTTCCTGGTGAGAAG GTTCTCCTTGCTGTTTCTGGTGGACCTGCTTCAAGCTCCATGTTATCACAAGTGCAAGAG GGATTGAGTCGAGATGCACCCAAGAAGTTGCGATTCGTACCTGGAATAGTCTTTGTTGATG AGGGTGGTGCCTGTGGACTCAGTGTTGAGGAGCGACAGAGAGCCATAGCCCAGTTGGAGAGCATTTTCCGAGAAAAAGGCTTCCCTTATCATGTAGTCCATCTAGAACAG GTCTTCAGTCTGCCTGGCTCAGTGCTAGAGGCTGTATCCTCTGCTCCAGAGCAACCAGGCTCCAGCTACAAAGCTGCAGTTGATCAGTTTATCCAGAACAGCCGAGGGGAGCACGGTCTGATGGAGCCCTCAGTAGAGGATGCCGAGTCTGGCTTTGCACAGCTGAGCACACAGGACCCCACTTATCCCACTGAGCACAGACTAGCCCTGGAGAGACTCCTTGCTTCTGTCAGGACTCTGACAGCCAAAGAGGACTTGTTACAGACCCTCAG GCAGCACCTGATACTGCACACAGCCCGTGTACACGGCTACACCAAAGTGATGATGGGAGATAGCTGCTCTCGCCTGGCCGTCAAGCTGCTCAGCAGTATCTCTCTGGGTCGAGGAGCATCACTCGCCACTGACACG GGTTTTTCAGATACTCGTTATGGAGATGTGGTCATTGTGCGGCCCATGAGGGACTACTCCTCCAAAGAGATTGCCTTTTACAACAGGATGTTTAATGTGCCTTCTGTTTTCATCCCGGGTCTAGACACTAAG ACACCTGAAAAAGCTAGCATCCAGCGTCTAACGGAGAGCTTTGTAACCAAACTACAGGCGGACTTCCCCTCTACTGTCAGCACTATTTACAG GACGAGTGAGAAGCTTCACTCCGCCCGTACCCCTCAGAGTGCCATCACTGACCTTACCTCTAAGTGccttctgtgtatgtgtgccatcgacacaaacacag AGGAAGCTTCTGCCTTCAATGCTATCCTGGTGTCTGAACGTCTCTCTCAGTCAGGGCTCCGGGAGACAGCACCACACACCCAAGCCCAGGCTCTCCCGACAGAGTCCCCGGGCCAATGCTGTTCATCTGGGGGCCAGGGTCAGGGCTGTGGGAGTGGAGACTGCTGTTCATCCGCCCA GTCATCTGTAACTCCAGACTTGAAAGGTCTGTTGTGCTACAGCTGTAGACTGACGATTAAGGACATG ACAGCGGTGGAGACTTTACCCCAGTACATCATGACTGAGGCAGAGAAGCGACAGAGGAG GTTACGTATGAAAATGGAGATCAGCGAGTTTCTATTAGATGATGAGGAAAGTGGAGAGTAG